In Chelmon rostratus isolate fCheRos1 chromosome 9, fCheRos1.pri, whole genome shotgun sequence, the following proteins share a genomic window:
- the LOC121612034 gene encoding protocadherin alpha-C2-like, with the protein MQSRKGYVAFVFLCSFIPHVTASVTHYSIPEEMKEGSVVANLASDLSLDVKTLNQRKMRLDIIANKKYLDVNKETGELYIVEKIDREHLCTKTLTLCYLKMEVILENPVRIFNIEVEILDMNDNAPQFRRDVIHLDISEATPKGERFSLSNAVDPDVGSNSVKTYHLSESEHFNIEVQTGRDGSKFAELILTKTLDREQQAVHNLILTAVDGGTPARSGTASVIVRVLDTNDNTPAFDKVSYNIKIMENSPIGSLVVHLNATDLDEGSNSDLTYSYSLYTSEKTQETFNLNPSTGEITVKGMLNYEDFRIYDMEVIATDKGANSLSGQCTIKIVVEDMNDNHPEISIKSFQSPVNENIELDTVIAVVSVSDKDSGDNGVVDLHIPDNMPFKLRESSDNYYELVVSEPLDREKVPEYDVTFTVTDRGSPPLSDNETMTLELLDVNDNVPQFPQSFYTIRVMENNAPGALLSSLTAFDPDLHENQYLVYFILEKEIANTSMSMLFSINPENGNLYALKTFDYEIEKEFLFHIEARDSGSPPLSSNVTVHIIIVDQNDNAPVIVSPWRAHGSVVEEKMPRSTDKGSLVAKVIALDTDSVHNSRITYQFLQVTDATLFSLDQYNGEIRTMRMFSYRDPRHQRLVVVAKDNGEPALSATVTIKLSTVETAVKAYSDMTEVPLEYDIFSDLNLYLVIGLGSVSFLLLITILVTIVLKCQKPKASKAAPPCRNSVISERNSTIADSTLVSNDAYWYSLFLAETRKGKLVVRQPVPKGSRYIVSSIPRGTGLTDTSDSAASTLQDPFSITE; encoded by the exons ATGCAGTCACGGAAAGGGTATGTCgcgtttgtttttctctgttcttttattCCTCACGTAACTGCTTCAGTGACTCATTATTCCATACcggaggaaatgaaagaaggaTCAGTTGTGGCAAATCTTGCTTCGGATCTCAGTCTGGAtgttaaaacactgaatcagaGGAAGATGCGTCTTGACATTATTGCAAATAAGAAATATCTGGACGTGAACAAAGAGACTGGTGAGCTGTATATTGTTGAGAAGATTGACCGGGAACATCtgtgcacaaaaacactgacattgtgTTATTTGAAAATGGAAGTCATACTAGAAAACCCTGTGCGAATTTTTAATATCGAAGTAGAAATTCTAGATATGAACGACAACGCCCCACAGTTTCGACGGGACGTCATACATTTAGACATATCTGAAGCGACGCCGAAAGGAGAGAGGTTCTCTCTCAGCAATGCAGTTGATCCTGATGTTGGAAGCAATTCAGTGAAAACGTATCATCTGAGTGAAAGTGAACATTTTAATATTGAGGTTCAGACTGGAAGAGATGGGTCGAAATTTGCCGAATTAATCTTGACAAAGACTTTAGACCGAGAGCAGCAGGCTGTTCATAATTTAATACTCACAGCTGTAGATGGAGGCACACCTGCTCGTTCTGGCACTGCAAGTGTTATTGTTCGTGTTTTGGACACAAATGACAACACTCCTGCATTTGACAAAGTGAGTtataacataaaaataatggaaaacTCTCCCATTGGAAGCCTTGTTGTTCATCTGAATGCAACAGACTTAGATGAGGGGTCAAATTCTGATTTAACATACTCATACAGTTTATATAcgtcagagaaaacacaagaaacatttAATCTGAATCCCTCTACTGGTGAAATTACTGTGAAAGGAATGTTAAACTATGAGGATTTCAGGATTTATGATATGGAAGTTATAGCAACTGATAAAGGAGCCAATAGTTTGTCAGGACAATGTACCATAAAGATTGTAGTTGAAGACATGAATGACAACCATCCAGAAATATCTATTAAATCATTTCAGAGTccagtgaatgaaaacataGAATTAGACACAGTGATCGCTGTAGTTAGTGTCAGTGACAAAGACTCAGGGGACAACGGAGTGGTTGATCTTCATATTCCAGATAATATGCCTTTCAAACTGAGGGAATCCTCTGATAACTATTATGAATTAGTCGTGTCAGAGCCGTTAGACCGTGAGAAGGTTCCAGAATATGACGTGACTTTCACTGTTACAGACAGAGGTTCTCCTCCTTTATCTGACAATGAAACTATGACGTTggaactgctggatgtgaatgACAATGTTCCACAGTTCCCTCAGTCATTTTATACTATCCGTGTGATGGAGAATAACGCACCTGGGGCCTTGCTCAGTTCCCTCACTGCGTTTGACCCTGACCTCCATGAAAACCAGTATCTGGTGTATTTCATCCTGGAGAAGGAGATAGCCAACACCTCCATGTCCATGCTGTTCTCCATCAATCCAGAGAACGGGAATCTTTACGCACTGAAAACTTTTGACTATGAGATTGAGAAGGAGTTTCTTTTCCACATCGAGGCCAGAGACTCTGGCTCTCCTCCACTCAGCAGCAACGTGACGGTCCACATCATCATAGTGGACCAGAACGACAACGCTCCGGTGATTGTCTCTCCGTGGCGCGCGCACGGCTCGGTGGTGGAGGAAAAGATGCCCAGATCCACCGACAAAGGCTCTCTGGTTGCCAAGGTGATAGCCTTAGACACCGACTCGGTGCACAACTCTCGGATTACCTACCAGTTTCTCCAGGTGACTGACGCCACCttgttcagtctggaccaatACAACGGAGAGATCCGGACTATGAGGATGTTCAGTTACAGAGATCCGCGCCACCAGAGACTGGTTGTTGTTGCCAAGGACAACGGGGAGCCTGCTCTCTCTGCTACAGTCACCATCAAGCTGTCCACAGTGGAGACTGCCGTGAAGGCCTACTCTGACATGACGGAGGTGCCTCTAGAATACGACATTTTCTCAGACCTAAACCTGTATTTGGTCATCGGTCTGGGCTCGGTGTCATTTCTCCTGCTCATCACCATATTGGTCACCATCGTGCTCAAGTGTCAGAAACCCAAGGCCAGCAAAGCGGCTCCTCCCTGCAGAAACAGCGTGATCAGTGAGAGGAACTCCACCATCGCAGATTCCACTCTGGTGTCCAACGATGCCTACTGGTACAGTCTGTTTCTAGCGGAGACCAGGAAAGGAAAGCTGGTGGTGAGACAGCCTGTGCCAAAGGGCTCCAGATACATTGTGTCCAGCATACCAAGAGGAACAGGACTGACAGACACGAGTGACTCTGCAGCTTCTACTCTGCAG GACCCCTTTTCCATCACTGAGTAA
- the LOC121612035 gene encoding protocadherin beta-16-like: MHVHNSGNSWRRYVSALLFTGAFVNAVIAVTHYSVPEELEEGSIVANLASDLGLDVKTLSRRKMRLDNISGKRYLDVNKETGELYIVERIDREYLCAIKTTTCYLKMEATLESPQRIFYIEIEITDINDNPPHFRRDTINLDIMESTPAGERFSVNNAVDPDLGSNSVKTYLLGENEHFDIEIQTGRDGSKFADLILKKGLDREKQAVHNLILTAVDGGAPTRTGTASIIVRVLDTNDNAPTFEKDNYAINIMENSPVGTLVIKLNATDLDDGTNAQIEYTYSLYTSEKTQGTFNLNPSTGEITVKGMLNYEDIRNYEMEIIAMDKGINSLSGQCKIKISVADMNDNHPEISIKSFQSPIKENEPIDTVIAVVSVSDKDSGDNGVVDLHIPDNMPFKLRESSDNYYELVVSEPLDREKVPEYDVTFTVTDRGSPPLSDNETMTLELLDVNDNVPQFPQSFYTIRVMENNAPGALLSSLTAFDPDLHENQYLVYFILEKEIANTSMSMLFSINPENGNLYALKTFDYEIEKEFLFHIEARDSGSPPLSSNVTVHIIIVDQNDNAPVIVSPWRAHGSVVEEKMPRSTDKGSLVAKVIALDTDSVHNSRITYQFLQVTDATLFSLDQYNGEIRTMRMFSYRDPRHQRLVVVAKDNGEPALSATVTIKLSTVETAVKAYSDMTEVPLEYDIFSDLNLYLVIGLGSVSFLLLITILVTIVLKCQKPKASKAAPPCRNSVISERNSTIADSTLVSNDAYWYSLFLAETRKGKLVVRQPVPKGSRYIVSSIPRGTGLTDTSDSAASTLQTGRDGTKFADLILKKALDREQQAVHNLILTAVDGGVPTRTGTASIIVRVLDVNDNAPSFDKDKYVVDVMENSPIGSLVTDMNDNHPEISIKSFQSPIKENEPIDTVIAVVSVSDKDSGDNGVVDLHIPDNMPFKLRESSDNYYELVVSEPLDREKVPEYDVTFTVTDRGSPPLSDNETMTLELLDVNDNVPQFPQSFYTIRVMENNAPGALLSSLTAFDPDLHENQYLVYFILEKEIANTSMSMLFSINPENGNLYALKTFDYEIEKEFLFHIEARDSGSPPLSSNVTVHIIIVDQNDNAPVIVSPWRAHGSVVEEKIPRSTDKGSLVAKVIALDTDSVHNSRITYQFLQVTDATLFSLDQYNGEIRTMRMFSYRDPRHQRLVVVAKDNGEPALSATVTIKLSTVETAVKAYSDMTEVPLEYDIFSDLNLYLVIGLGSVSFLLLITILVTIVLKCQKPKASKATPPCRNSVISERNSTIADSTLVSNDAYWYSLFLAETRKGKLVVRQPVPKGSRYIVSSIPRGTGLTDTSDSAASTLQSVMGDWLAQGAVRWRLWVGEG; this comes from the exons ATGCACGTGCACAACAGTGGGAATTCTTGGAGGAGGTATGTGTCCGCGCTTTTGTTCACTGGTGCGTTTGTGAACGCGGTTATTGCCGTAACTCATTATTCTGTTCCAGAAGAACTGGAGGAGGGCTCGATTGTCGCCAACTTAGCTTCCGATTTAGGTTTAGACGTGAAGACTCTGAGTAGGCGAAAGATGCGGTTAGACAATATATCCGGCAAGAGATATCTGGATGTGAACAAAGAAACAGGAGAGCTTTACATCGTTGAGAGGATTGACAGGGAGTACCTATGTGCAATTAAGACAACGACATGTTACCTCAAAATGGAGGCAACTCTGGAGAGCCCGCAGAGAATATTTTACATCGAAATTGAAATAACTGATATCAATGACAACCCTCCTCACTTTCGACGAGACACTATAAACTTGGACATCATGGAATCAACCCCAGCTGGTGAGAGATTCTCCGTTAACAACGCTGTTGACCCTGATCTTGGCTCAAATTCAGTCAAAACATACCTTCTGGGCGAAAATGAACACTTTGACATAGAAATTCAAACCGGAAGAGACGGATCAAAATTTGCTGATTTGATATTAAAAAAGGGTTTGGACCGAGAAAAGCAAGCCGTCCACAATTTGATACTAACTGCTGTGGATGGCGGAGCCCCCACTCGCACTGGCACAGCCAGCATCATTGTTCGTGTGCTCGATACGAATGACAACGCCCCAACTTTCGAAAAAGATAATTATGCGATTAATATTATGGAAAATTCTCCTGTTGGAACTCTTGTCATTAAACTGAATGCTACAGATTTAGACGACGGGACAAATGCACAGATCGAATACACATACAGCCTGTACACgtcagaaaaaacacaaggaacATTTAACTTAAATCCATCCACTGGTGAAATAACAGTGAAGGGAATGCTAAATTATGAAGATATTCGGAATTATGAAATGGAAATCATAGCAATGGACAAGGGAATCAACAGCTTATCAGGGCAGTGCAAAATCAAAATTTCAGTAGCAGACATGAATGACAACCACCCAGAAATATCcattaaatcatttcaaagtCCGATCAAAGAAAATGAGCCAATAGACACAGTGATCGCTGTAGTTAGTGTCAGTGACAAAGACTCAGGGGACAACGGAGTGGTTGATCTTCATATTCCAGATAATATGCCTTTTAAACTGAGGGAATCGTCTGATAACTATTATGAATTAGTCGTGTCAGAGCCGTTAGACCGTGAGAAGGTTCCAGAATATGACGTGACTTTCACTGTTACAGACAGAGGTTCTCCTCCTTTATCTGACAATGAAACTATGACGTTggaactgctggatgtgaatgACAATGTTCCACAGTTCCCTCAGTCATTTTATACTATCCGTGTGATGGAGAATAACGCACCTGGGGCCTTGCTCAGTTCCCTCACTGCGTTTGACCCTGACCTCCATGAAAACCAGTATCTGGTGTATTTCATCCTGGAGAAGGAGATAGCCAACACCTCCATGTCCATGCTGTTCTCCATCAATCCAGAGAACGGGAATCTTTACGCACTGAAAACTTTTGACTATGAGATCGAGAAGGAGTTTCTTTTCCACATCGAGGCCAGAGACTCTGGCTCTCCTCCACTCAGCAGCAACGTGACGGTCCACATCATCATTGTGGACCAGAACGACAACGCTCCGGTGATTGTCTCTCCGTGGCGCGCGCACGGCTCGGTGGTGGAGGAAAAGATGCCCAGATCCACCGACAAAGGCTCTCTGGTTGCCAAGGTGATAGCCTTAGACACCGACTCGGTGCACAACTCTCGGATTACCTACCAGTTTCTCCAGGTGACTGACGCCACCttgttcagtctggaccaatACAACGGAGAGATCCGGACTATGAGGATGTTCAGTTACAGAGATCCGCGCCACCAGAGACTGGTTGTTGTTGCCAAGGACAACGGGGAGCCTGCCCTCTCTGCTACAGTCACCATCAAGCTGTCCACAGTGGAGACTGCCGTGAAGGCCTACTCTGACATGACGGAGGTGCCTCTAGAATACGACATCTTCTCAGACCTAAACCTGTATTTGGTCATCGGTCTGGGCTCGGTGTCATTTCTCCTGCTCATCACCATATTAGTCACCATCGTGCTCAAGTGTCAGAAACCCAAGGCCAGCAAAGCGGCTCCTCCCTGCAGGAACAGTGTGATCAGTGAGAGGAACTCCACCATCGCAGATTCCACTCTGGTGTCCAACGATGCCTACTGGTACAGTCTGTTTCTAGCGGAGACCAGGAAAGGAAAGCTGGTGGTGAGACAGCCTGTGCCAAAGGGCTCCAGATACATCGTGTCCAGTATTCCAAGAGGAACAGGACTGACAGACACGAGTGACTCTGCAGCTTCAACTCTGCAG ACCGGGAGAGACGGGACAAAGTTTGCGGATTTGATTCTGAAAAAAGCTTtagacagagagcagcaggcagtTCATAATCTGATACTGACAGCAGTGGACGGTGGAGTCCCCACGCGCACAGGTACAGCCAGCATCATTGTTCGCGTGCTTGATGTGAACGACAACGCCCCTTCATTTGACAAAGACAAATACGTCGTGGATGTGATGGAAAACTCCCCGATTGGCAGTCTg GTGACAGATATGAATGACAACCACCCAGAAATATCCATCAAATCATTTCAAAGTCCGATCAAAGAAAATGAGCCAATAGACACAGTGATCGCTGTAGTTAGTGTCAGTGACAAAGACTCAGGGGACAACGGAGTGGTTGATCTTCATATTCCAGATAATATGCCTTTCAAACTGAGGGAATCCTCTGATAACTATTATGAATTAGTTGTGTCAGAGCCGTTAGACCGTGAGAAGGTTCCAGAATATGACGTGACTTTCACTGTTACAGACAGAGGTTCTCCTCCTTTATCTGACAATGAAACTATGACGTTggaactgctggatgtgaatgACAATGTTCCACAGTTCCCTCAGTCATTTTATACTATCCGTGTGATGGAGAATAACGCACCTGGGGCCTTGCTCAGTTCCCTCACTGCGTTTGACCCTGACCTCCATGAAAACCAGTATCTGGTGTATTTCATCCTGGAGAAGGAGATAGCCAACACCTCCATGTCCATGCTGTTCTCCATCAATCCAGAGAACGGGAATCTTTACGCACTGAAAACTTTTGACTATGAGATCGAGAAGGAGTTTCTTTTCCACATCGAGGCCAGAGACTCTGGCTCTCCTCCACTCAGCAGCAACGTGACGGTCCACATCATCATAGTGGACCAGAACGACAACGCTCCGGTGATTGTCTCTCCGTGGCGTGCGCACGGCTCGGTGGTGGAGGAAAAGATCCCCAGATCCACCGACAAAGGCTCTCTGGTTGCCAAGGTGATAGCCTTAGACACCGACTCGGTGCACAACTCTCGGATTACCTACCAGTTTCTCCAGGTGACTGACGCCACCttgttcagtctggaccaatACAACGGCGAGATCCGGACTATGAGGATGTTCAGTTACAGAGATCCGCGCCACCAGAGACTGGTTGTTGTTGCCAAGGACAACGGGGAGCCTGCTCTCTCTGCTACAGTCACCATCAAGCTGTCCACAGTGGAGACTGCCGTGAAGGCCTACTCTGACATGACGGAGGTGCCTCTAGAATACGACATCTTCTCAGACCTAAACCTGTATTTGGTCATCGGTCTGGGCTCGGTGTCATTTCTCCTGCTCATCACCATATTGGTCACCATCGTGCTCAAATGTCAGAAACCCAAGGCCAGCAAAGCGACTCCTCCCTGCAGGAACAGTGTGATCAGTGAGAGGAACTCCACCATCGCAGATTCCACTCTGGTGTCCAACGATGCCTACTGGTACAGTCTGTTTCTAGCAGAGACCAGGAAAGGAAAGCTGGTGGTGAGACAGCCTGTGCCAAAGGGCTCCAGATACATCGTGTCCAGTATACCAAGAGGAACAGGACTGACAGACACGAGTGACTCTGCAGCGTCCACTCTGCAG TCTGTTATGGGAGACTGGTTGGCACAGGGGGCTGTGCGCTGGAGGTTGTGGGTCGGGGAGGGGTAG